The Streptomyces sp. NBC_00569 genomic sequence CGAGGGCGTCGATCATCCGTGGTCGTGGTGCCAGAACTACGACGGCGGCCGCTCCTGGTTCACCGCGGGCGGGCACGCCAAGTCGGCGTTCGAGGAGGCCGGTTTCCTCCAGCACATCCTCGGCGGCATCCAGTGGGCGGCCGGTGACAAGCCGGGTGACTGCTCGGCGACCAAGACCGGCAGCTTCCAGCGCACCCCGCTCGCGACGGCCGACCTCGCCGACCCGTTCGAGCTGGCCGTGGCGCCGGACCGGCGCGTGTTCTTCATCCAGCGGACCGGCAAGCTGAAGATCATCGACCAGGAGACGCTGAAGGTCACCACGGCGCTCGACCTCGACTACACGCCCGAGATGACGAGTCAGTCGGACGGCCTGCTGGGGCTCGCGCTCGATCCGAAGTTCCGGGACAACCACTGGATCTATCTCCTGAACTCCGACAAGACCGAGAAACGGATCAACCTCTCGCGGTTCACCGAGTCGGGCGGCAAGGTCGACGTGGCGTCGGAGAAGCGCCTGCTGACCCTGCCGACCTGGCGGGGCGAGGGTCGCGCCAACTCGCACATGGCGGGCTCGATCGCGTTCGACAACAAGGGTGACCTCTACATCGCGACGGGCGACAACACGGACCCCTTCGCGTCGGACGGGTTCAACCCGATCGACGAGCGCGAGGGCCGGCGCGCCTGGGACGCGCAGGGCACCGCGGGCAACACGAACGACCTGCGCGGCAAGGTGCTGCGGATCACCCCGAAGGCCGACGGCACGTACGGCGTCCCCGAGGGGAACCTGTTCGCGCCCGGTACCGACAAGACCCGCCCCGAGATCTACGCGATGGGCATGCGCAACCCGTTCCGGATCACGACGGATCCGGTCAGCGGGGCGCTCCTCGTGGGTGACTACGGTCCCGACGCGCGCAACGCGGTGGCCGACCGCGGGCCCGAGGGCACCGTCGAGTTCAACCGCATCACCAAGGCGGGGAACTACGGCTGGCCGTACTGCATCGGCGACAACACCCCCTTCAGCGACTACGACTTCGAGTCGAAGACGTCCGGGGCGAAGTTCGACTGCGCTCACCTCGTGAACGACTCGCCGAACAACACCGGTCTGCGCGACCTGCCGCCCGCGCACCCGGCGACGGTCTGGTACGCGTACTCGGCCTCGGAGCAGTTCCCGGAGCTCGGTACCGGCGGCGGCGGTCCGATGAGCGGTCCCGTGTACACCTACGATCCCGCGAACCCGAACAAGACCAAGTTCCCTGAGTACTTCGACGGGAAGTGGTTCAACTACGAGCTGACCAGGCAGTGGTTCAAGACCTTCTCGATCCAGGAGAAGGACCAGACGTTCACGGATCCGCGGTTCGCGCCCGCCAAGGCCGGCGATGTGCAGTCCATCAACTCCGTGTTCGGCGACATGAAGTGGAACCAGCCTTTCGACGCGGACTTCGGTCCCGACGGGGCGCTGTACGTCATCGACTTCGGGCTCGGCAGCGGCACGGGCCGCGGCGGGAGCAACGAGGGCGCCGGCATCTACCGGATCGACTACGTCGCCGACAGCCGCCTGCCGGACGCGCGGGCAGCCGCTGCGCCGGACAGCGGCTCGGCGCCGCTCGCCGTCACGTTCTCCAGCGCCGGCTCGGGCCTGCCGGACGGCAAACCCGTGACGTACGCCTGGGACTTCGACGGGGACGGCACCACCGATTCGACCGACGCCAACCCGACGTACACGTACACGAAGAACGGCGTGTTCACCGCGCGGCTGACGGTGACCGGGCCGACGGGTCTGACCGGACGGGCCGTGCAGGACATCACCGTGGGGAACACGCGGCCGAAGGTGACGATCCAACAGCCGCCGAACGGCGGGACGTTCAGCTTCGGTGACACGATCCCGTTCACGATCAAGGTGACGGACCGGGAGGACGGGCGTCCGATCGACTGCTCGCGCGTCGTCGTCCAGTCCCAGCTCGGCCACGACTCCCATCTGCATCCGCTCGACAACTACACGGGGTGCGCAGGGGAGATCGTGACGGACGCCGGGGACAGCCACGGGCCCGGCCAGAACCTGTACTACGGCATCAGCGCCCAGTACGAGGACAAGGGCGGGGCGGGCGGCGTGCCCGCGCTGACCGGGTCGGCGTCGCTCTCGCTGCGCACCTCGTTCCGTGAGGCCGAGCACTTCACGAAGACCGGTGGCGCGCACGACGGTGTCGTGGTCGCGAGCCGCGCGGACGCCTCGGGCGGCAAGCGGCTCACCGAGATCGAGGACGGGGACTGGGTGTCCTTCGACCCGATGCATCTGAAGGGCGTCGACTCGGTGACCGTGGGCGCCGCGTCCGGCGGGATCGGCGGCGACGTCGAGTTCCGCGTGGGCTCCCCGACCGGCAAGCTGCTCGGCAAGGTGTCCGTCCCAAACACGGGAGACTGGGGCAACGTGGTGTCACCCACCACCCAACTGGCCGAATACAACGGCACGTTCCCGCTGTACGCCGTCTTCACCAACCCGCAGTGGAGCGCCGACAAGCCCGACCTCTTCGCGGTCGACTGGCTGCACTTCAACGGGCCCGGAGTGGAGAAGCGCACGGGCGCCAAGGTGAAGGTGACCGCGACACCGGAGGCCGGTGCACCGCCGCTCACCGTCGCGCTCAAGAGCACGGTGAAGCTCCCTGAGGGCCGTACCGCGGCCTCGTACCACTGGGACTTCGGGGACAACGGCAAGCCGAGCGGTACGGAGGGCGCCGACGCCCAGCACGCGTACGCGCGCGCGGGTGCGTACACGGCGCATCTGACCGTCACCGACGACAAGGGCGACACGACCACCGGCTCGGTCCGGATCACGGTGAAGTGAAGGGTGTGGGCAATGAAGAGCAGCAGAAGGGCCTTTCTCGGTACGTCGTTGGGGCTCGCGGCAGCGGTCGGTGCGGCGCTGCCGGCGTCGGCCGGGCAGCGGCGGCGCATCCCGCGCGGCGGCATCGGCATGCACCTCTACACGATGCGTGACGTCCTCGCGAAGGACTTCGCCGGCACCGTGGCGCAGCTCGCGGAGATCGGGTACGCGACGGTCGGTGTGAGCGGGCGGCACGGGTACGGGGCGGCGGACATCCGGCGGATGCTCGACACGGTCGGCCTGCGCGCGGTCCTGGAGCATGTCGCGTACACGACGCTGACGGGCAGCGGGCTGCCGCAGGCCCTGGAGGATCTGCACACCCTGGGCGCCAGGTGGCCGGTGGTGCCCAGTCTGCCGGGCTCGATGCACAGTCCGGCCGGATACCGGGAGGCGGCACGGGAGTTCAACCGGATCGGCGCCGCGTCACGCGAGGCGGGTCTGGGCCCCGTCCTGTTCCACAACCACGACGGCGACCATGACGTGCTGGACGGGGAGAACCTGTACGACATCCTCGTCCGCGAGACCGATCCGCATCTGGTCGCCTTCGAGCTGGACGTGTACTGGGCGTCGAAGGGCGGGGCTGATCCCGCCGCGTACTTCGTCCGGCACCGGCGCCGCTTCCCGGCCCTGCATGTGAAGGACATGGCGCCCGACGGCGGGTTCGCCGACGTGGGGTCGGGGACGCTCGACTTCGCCGCCATGTTCGACGACGCGCAGGCCGGCGGCGTGAGGCAGTGGCTGGTGGAGCACGACACCCCGAAGGATCCGTTCGCGACGGCCCGCAACAGTTACGAGTATCTGGCGGCGCTGCGGTACTGAGGAGTGCGCACGGGATCCCGTGCCTCGAGGCGCCTGTAGAAGAGCGTCGTGGGGTGCGGGGTCCCTGTCGGATCGGTCGCGTAGTCCGGGATCACCCCGGCGCGCGTCCAACCGGCGGTGCGGTAGAGGGTTTCGGCGGGCGAGTCCGTCTCCGTGTCGAGGACGAGGAGGCTCACGCCCGCGTCGAGCGCCGCGTCCTCCAGGTGGGTCAGGAGAGTGCGGGCGAGGCCACGGCCGCGCGCCGCCGGGTGGACCATCAGTTTGGCCACCTCGGCACGGTGGCGGCCGTTGGGCTTGTCGGTGAAGGCGAGACTCACGGTGCCGAGGCAGCGGTCGCCGTCGAGC encodes the following:
- a CDS encoding sugar phosphate isomerase/epimerase family protein is translated as MKSSRRAFLGTSLGLAAAVGAALPASAGQRRRIPRGGIGMHLYTMRDVLAKDFAGTVAQLAEIGYATVGVSGRHGYGAADIRRMLDTVGLRAVLEHVAYTTLTGSGLPQALEDLHTLGARWPVVPSLPGSMHSPAGYREAAREFNRIGAASREAGLGPVLFHNHDGDHDVLDGENLYDILVRETDPHLVAFELDVYWASKGGADPAAYFVRHRRRFPALHVKDMAPDGGFADVGSGTLDFAAMFDDAQAGGVRQWLVEHDTPKDPFATARNSYEYLAALRY
- a CDS encoding ThuA domain-containing protein — protein: MSSTSSATPVPSGRHGPPARTTSAARSQHSRRSPHRGSPWTVLLALVALVVGLGLAAPPRAHAAASYRVLVFSKVTNFAHDSIPAGIDAIKKLGSENGFEVEATDDAAAFTDENLARFKAIVFNNTNSTPETGDLLDSGQRAALQKYVRGGGGWVGLHAASASERDWGWYEGLVGAIFDQHPAVQTGRIKVLDHAHPSTKGLPELWERTEEWYNWRTNPTGKVHTLAQVKVRDGVTGLDEGVDHPWSWCQNYDGGRSWFTAGGHAKSAFEEAGFLQHILGGIQWAAGDKPGDCSATKTGSFQRTPLATADLADPFELAVAPDRRVFFIQRTGKLKIIDQETLKVTTALDLDYTPEMTSQSDGLLGLALDPKFRDNHWIYLLNSDKTEKRINLSRFTESGGKVDVASEKRLLTLPTWRGEGRANSHMAGSIAFDNKGDLYIATGDNTDPFASDGFNPIDEREGRRAWDAQGTAGNTNDLRGKVLRITPKADGTYGVPEGNLFAPGTDKTRPEIYAMGMRNPFRITTDPVSGALLVGDYGPDARNAVADRGPEGTVEFNRITKAGNYGWPYCIGDNTPFSDYDFESKTSGAKFDCAHLVNDSPNNTGLRDLPPAHPATVWYAYSASEQFPELGTGGGGPMSGPVYTYDPANPNKTKFPEYFDGKWFNYELTRQWFKTFSIQEKDQTFTDPRFAPAKAGDVQSINSVFGDMKWNQPFDADFGPDGALYVIDFGLGSGTGRGGSNEGAGIYRIDYVADSRLPDARAAAAPDSGSAPLAVTFSSAGSGLPDGKPVTYAWDFDGDGTTDSTDANPTYTYTKNGVFTARLTVTGPTGLTGRAVQDITVGNTRPKVTIQQPPNGGTFSFGDTIPFTIKVTDREDGRPIDCSRVVVQSQLGHDSHLHPLDNYTGCAGEIVTDAGDSHGPGQNLYYGISAQYEDKGGAGGVPALTGSASLSLRTSFREAEHFTKTGGAHDGVVVASRADASGGKRLTEIEDGDWVSFDPMHLKGVDSVTVGAASGGIGGDVEFRVGSPTGKLLGKVSVPNTGDWGNVVSPTTQLAEYNGTFPLYAVFTNPQWSADKPDLFAVDWLHFNGPGVEKRTGAKVKVTATPEAGAPPLTVALKSTVKLPEGRTAASYHWDFGDNGKPSGTEGADAQHAYARAGAYTAHLTVTDDKGDTTTGSVRITVK
- a CDS encoding GNAT family N-acetyltransferase; the encoded protein is MIPQRLTAAELLDSAGLLAELLTDVVAGGASLGFLVPLAHGEAAAWWRGLAPAVTEGRLAVWAVLDGDRCLGTVSLAFTDKPNGRHRAEVAKLMVHPAARGRGLARTLLTHLEDAALDAGVSLLVLDTETDSPAETLYRTAGWTRAGVIPDYATDPTGTPHPTTLFYRRLEARDPVRTPQYRSAARYS